TCCACTAAAAGTCTCTCATTTGTGTCTGTCATATTAAAAGTGAGGCTAGAAAAGTTAAGAAATTGAGATTTCCACTGAAAGAAGGTTGAAGAAAGTAGCCAAAAGTTTTGTAAAATGAATTGGCAATGAGATTTgcagaaaaataatgaaaaatgagaCTCCATTTCAAAGTCCAACATCAACATGAGCATGTCTTGCATAGAGGTTGTAAGGAAGAGGAGGAGTGGATGGAGTACTATGTGAGCAAAATTCATGGCCAACAACAATAACAAGGTTTCAGATGAAGACATGGCCACAAGCCTGAGTAGCACAAAAGGAATCCCTTATAGATCCCCACTATGTTAGCTACattaatgaatgaatgaatgaacaAGCACCCTAGCAATAACATATCCATGCTAACAAACCTAATGCTGAAACGTTCACGGTTCACTCTTATGAGCATATTTTGCCGcacttttttctctcatttttagCATCTCAATCTCATCACTAACTGTGTCATAgttttgtttaagattttttctttgttagccaAAAGATAAGGCAGAGAGGTAGATGCAAAACACTTTATACCATTTCAAACATGCACGGGGCtcaaagaacaaaaaaaaaaccctcaATTATAGTCACaagcaaaattaattaaaccaaattcaaagaaattaacAAAATCAGGGACTAAACACTAAATTGCATAGGTAAGAGAAAAACCTTGATTGTACCAATCAACTGTGAAGAGACTACAAGCATTGGGGATGTAGAAGAGATAAGCCCTAGAATGTGAGATgtcaaaattacaaaagggAAGAACGATGAGCGCTAGAGACAATGAAGAACGACAAGTAATAAACGAAAATGAAGAACAGAGAAATAATGGCTCAACTACTAGAGAAACGAAAATCGCAACAGTGAATGGGAGAGGAAGCTGTGACGCAGTTGGACTCGAGAGGAAGTCGCGATAGTTGAACTGGAGAGGAAGTTGCACAACGTAGTTGGACTGGCAACAATCAACGAGGGAGATGCAGTGGTGTGCAACCGTGAACGAGAGAGACAATAACGTGCAACAGTAAACGTGCAACAATAAACGTGCAACATTGAAGAATGGGGagacatttttcaatctaacacaagggaaaaagaagaaaaactccTAAAGTGGATTTCAGTTTCTTTCGAACCACATTTTTTTAGCCTCCGTGTTTTAAATACAACGTTCAAATAAATGTGGGTCTTGATTTACTTTAtatcacatttataaaattgttgtatttaatatatttaagcgACATTTATAGACCTGTAGTATATTTTAGTGTGATCTAAAGTGCAAAATGAAGTAgtgtatttaatttaaaaattacagtaGTTTATTCACCTCCAACTTAGGCTGGGTCCAAGGACAGTGACGCACAAGTGGTACCTAGATTAGAACAATCAAAACAGGTCATCCAACCCGATTCACCATTGGTTGACcattaattgaatcaatccaactcgactcacttattagcgagttAAAAAAAATCGAATTAGACCCGACCCACCACAGGTTGGTAGGTTAAACAGGTTGACGCActgacttaattaaaaaaaatacaatttttttcttcggtcataaaagactaaattataattctgattaaaatctaaacaaattttaatacaatctaAAATGATGTTTAActtcaaatacaaaccaaaatcacaaaaatacaaattactataataataaattacaaactATCCAACCCGACCGAAATGTAGGGGTGTCAAAGTGCGCAAACTCAGTTCACACAGGTTGGCTACCACGGGTTGAGTTAAAAATGGGTCAGCTCAACCCAGTTCACTTtttggtgagccagaaattttgcaaCCCAGCCCAACCCACCACAGGTTGGTGGTTAGTAGGTTGGCTAACTTacgaaaatttatttttttgtaattattttatatatttattgcattacaatgaaaatgaattaactcaatttattttttataatagtggaATCAAAGTTTTCAGCTAATTCTTGAAATATTACTATAGAGATAGtggttaaatattaaagtatcaacatatataacttggcaaacaaataaattaaacattcaaactattcaaatattattgaacaacattctagtaaaagtataaaattgtgaacctatataattagaagtagtaaataattataataaataaaaattaaaaatataaaaaaaacaattatagtGTTGTTGTTGGTGGGTTAAGGGTAATGGGTAGTAGTTCCCTCATACTCTACCTGCTAgataaatatttgccccgtATCCATCCCTATATTAGTGCATGTATTCGCTATCTGGGTATTTGCACGTTTTTTTAATATCCAGATATCCACAAGTACCCGTGagtatttacataaaaatacttaaaatatttaacaacatgttttaactataaattaaaataaaatacaatatataacattcataaattttaaacaaagtccagataacccatttaaatagtgttaaatgtcagtttacaaataaatggatATTTTCTAAAAccaattaacaaaaaatgacccattcaaaatcaatgggttaatattttaataatttttttaaatttttttaatttaaattagagtatagcgggtatTTATCCATaggtacagatactatgatattCGTATTCGTCTTGTTAACATGTGGATATAAAAAATACTGGTACACATTACCTgcgggtatccatttacaatatctaTTTCTTACCCGTTGCGAGTTTTACCTACGGATACTCGCAggtacaaattattttttacatccCTAGTTACGGGTCAACCAACCTTCAACGTGGCTCGAACTCGTTTAACCTGTAGATTAAGTGAGCCGTATTCAGTTCAAGccagttttgaaaaaaatgaaattttctcAACCCAACTCGATTCGAACCCATGGTGAGCTGAATTGGTTCACGGGTTAGGACCCATTTTTACATCTTTACCCACATGCAAAAtccaacataataaaaaaaaaacttgtgtgACTCTTTATttgtgggttggctcaccaacccgacTCACTACAGGTTTAACCTCAGTGAGATGGGTTGTTGATGGGTCAAGTAAAAAATTAACCTGTActgaaattagtaaaaaaatttcaacacaACCCGGTCCGAACCTATGGTGAATCAGGTTGGTCCACAAGTTCTAACcgattttgacatctctaaccAAGATAAATCGGATTAGGTTTAACTGTTAAGTTGGGCTCGTGTTGGCCAAAGACATTAGGCTATGACCATATCAAATTAAGTTAGGTCAAGTCGAGTCTAGTCAGACCAAAGTTAAATTGGATCGACACAAATCCAGCTTCCAAACTACAaggatgaaaatataaatttaagaatatgaaaatttttgaattcttatttttctagttggatttttttttttttaattttaagtaatcTAACAACTCTaatcaaattctaaaatttcattttttgtcaaattttcttatgcaaacaatatattttatcatcatttcaaattctaaaaaaaaaaaaacaattactcTCTTTGCTTTATCAAACACAATATCGTGAAAATAATGAAAGCAAGACAAGGACATAACCTATTCATTGAGACCTAATCAATCCAAACAATTCTTTCAATATTGAAACGAAGTTAAACAGTATCCATTAGTTAGATCAAACTTAAAGTCCGATACCTCTGGAAACAACTTAAAAGCTATCAATGATGATGGTTTCGTACTCATTATAAAAAGCtttgaaaaacatttcaaacATAATAATTCAAGCCTTCTAATGTTTTGTCCATTTACAAAACATGGGATatgaataacaaaattattgtaGTATTATACAATAACATTATTctaactaaaacaaaatttatagccatttatatagaaagatagtgcatatataataaaatcattacatttattaaaatgttatgTCATAataatttgacataataaaataacataccaATAAAAGAATACctacaatattatttattaataatttcgtttaattattaaaaaaatgaagatatcTTAACTCAACAAAGATATTTCATTATGTATGGAACTCATGCCATTTATGAACTTAATAGCACATAATGGTAATTAGAGacaaaattgaatgaaatattattgagtattcaatgaatttctttttttttcaattgagtctggttaactttttttattaattggatGATGTGATTATTAAGAGGCTAAGGTGTTTATTATcttgtcaaaatttataattttataattttagttcaaaatcatataattataaaattatgattttattatttgaattaaaattgaaaatacatcataattttatttcataaaatcataataattttattgaaaatacatcataattttatttcataaaatcataataattttatttttgataaatccTTATAAACTTCTACATTGAAAAAGACCGTTTATTTGATTGCTTATCGAAAACAATGTTTTAGAAGTTGcttttacattttcttaaatGCTGAAAATTGAATTCTAACAAGGTAAATGCTGATAAGTGATAATAAATACTTGCaactttagtttttaaataatattttcaaaaaacaatgatttttaaaatatacatttaggTTAGTATCTAATTTAGTAGTTTTAAGAAATTCGTGGTAGGatagaaacataaaattaaaatttttagttaaatcAAAAGTTTTAATGCAAAACAAtataatgtaattaataaatttttcaataaaattaatacattactttttatatctataaaatttatacaaactttctcaaataatatttttatttaaccaaatggatttttagttgcattttaaagagaaaaaaaatcttacatcGAACCCTtggacaattataattttattattttcattcaaaattgtataattataaaattctgattttattttttgaataaaaattgaaaatatattgtaaaatctcatttaatagtgaaaatactaaataaagaaGTCCATAATTAATAACATAAGATAGATAAATCCACAAAgtgatataatatatttatacagTCATTTAAAAGGGATTTAACAATACAAACATAAGAAGGAACTTAACGATACACTTAACATGTTATATTATAAACCAAACTTTTCTAGACTCAATATTATCCGGATAAGTGCACTTGAGTTATACTTGTGAAGCCAAGAACTTTTGGTGATACAAGTTATGCCAGCGCTCAATTTTATTCTCTTGTAAAATTTAGCGCTCAACTCCCTatataattaaatcattttcagaCTTATAGTGGTCTCCAACGCTCAACGCCACCAAGCCAACTCTCAGCGCCAATCAGCTCGTAAAAGCTGGCGCTCAACGGTGCCATTATGTGGTTCATCATTGTATCAAATATCAGCAAATGCAATTTGAGGTTTTTGGACAATCTAGACTTGTTTCATAGCTCAAATTGATATTCTCCcgttatgtatttatttaaaaaagaaattgaatcatAGGAGTTGATATCAATTTGAACAATGAATCAAATCCTGCATTTCCCCCATTGCCACCAAATCAATCAATGACATATAACAAGAATTACAGTTtcaattaaacaaaatcaaCCAACCAAAATCATACCAATTCAAACTTCATCAATTCAAGAAAATGCACAAATCAGAAACACTCAATTAAGCACAAATTTAAagctagcttcccttacctgatgAAATTGCTACTGACTTTAAAAACGTCAAAACATCTCTTAAGCCACATGGTACTCTATCCACACATATAAATACCTGATGAAATGTTTAAAAGTAATGAAACTCATGTATGAAATTTCTGTTTGCGcttaagtattttattattaaaataatttagttccATTATTTTTAacacaatattaattataaaataccATTTTCTAGGTTGGtacatatatcaaaattttttatttcaaaaaatcctaattttaaaattgaatttatgaattatgaatttatgaattatgaattatgaattatgaattatgaattgtGAATTATGAATTGTgaattatgaattatgaattatgaattatgaattatagAACTATTCAATTATTGTTCTAttgaattattgaattattgaatgatgaatgatgaattatgaatgatgaattatgaatgatgaattatgaatttctaaaataataaaataataaaattacatgtgGTGACAAAGTGACATGACAAGATAATAATACGTTAGAGACTTAAGAGACACCCACTTAATAGAAAAAGTTAGTAGAGACAAATccgttaaaaaaattaaatttattgagtaCTCGATCACAAAAATTGACCAAGAACACaattgaaatttttcaaattttgtcagggacttaaaacataattaaaccataaaataattactatattatatttcaaaaaaaataaggagaaatattctctcaaaatattttcatatacgttgttgtttttattacaATAGGATAAGTTCGTCACTACAAGCTTAGGGAGAGATTACACAATTGTGATTTGAACCCCACACATGAAGATAAACCCTTCTTTATTATAactgaaaagttttttttaagttttttaaggaaaaattcattatgtaaaagttatataaatatttttttgagctcaaattcacataaaaaaaaaattggtaccaattttaattcaaaatcttagagtttgagttttttttctaatactcaatttttgtatttttatttgatgtagAATTTAGATTTAGACTTGAAtttcgaatatatatatatatatatatatatatatatatatatatataaaatgaatttgaCAACCTTTATAAATTCAACATCACATAttgataaaatacaatattgtaagataataaaaataaggaaaaatattttctcaacaaagatattttcatatataatgaaatcataattttaataaatttaataactgAGAAAACGAGATCAAATATTAAAGGATATACAAATAACAgattaattacaatattatatgGTAATAAGAATAAGGAAATATCTCCTTCCAACaatcatattttcatatatagtGAAATTCAGgtcaattattaaaattgaaagatctgatattgacaaaaatattttcatttattatgaaAACTTTTATGAAGTAATATCATGTAACTTAAGAATTAATGCTTATGACGTAcgaatagtaaaataattataatactgtagctaataattatagaaagaagaataagtcttaacaataataaaattcattaaaacttTCTTCAGAAGAAAAGAATCattgttttaaagttattttctcCTAGTTCATTGATAAATCCaaattcttttagttttattttttatcattctcttctcaattgaatttttatctccacaaaaatctttaaaagaaaaaaaggttaaattttgATCCTTAACCGTCCCTTGTGTGATTTTCTATTCTTAACAAGTCTCTTTGAGAGTTGATGAAACAAAAGAGATCATAAAAATTGGAAGCAAATAATTATCACAAGCTATCACCTCCGTGTAACTAAAACTGTCACGCTAACATAGTTCAAAGCAACCTCAACATTTGTGTTGATCTCCTTCCATTTCAATTCTGAgaaaattataatcataaaGTTTTGTCTGTTTTCTCTCTTATTCATTTTGATACACCTTACAGGAAAATAATAGGTTGTGGTATAACATGCAAAGAGGTAAGGTGAAGCTAGATGAAGATCTACGTCCTGATCGTGAGGATGATTTCCAAACAGACGATGAAGAAAATCAGGCACAAAGGGTGTTTGAACATTTGGATGATGATACTGATTCAGATAATTCACCCCCTTCACCAAGTTTATCCAACGATGTTTCCATGATCTCTTGGCCTCAAAGCTATAGGTACTCCTTCATTGATTGTTaattatatgtgttttttttattactattattgagTGATGAAGAATCCTTGCATCACTTTGTTATACATTCAATGTCAGAAACAAATTCTTATTACCCCCATTAACAAGTGTTGGTCTTAGATTTTCGTCTTGCATGTGTGAGTTATATAATGATGTGATCACAAACCTTGGAGAATTTACGACCAATTTGAATCTGAATATGTACTTTCACGCATGTTCTACAGAGAAATCAATTGTTTCCCATAGACATGAACATAGAACAACATAGAACAACAGTAACATAAGGGAAATTTAAAAGGTTACAATTAAGggaatattaatgaaaaacatCATTGTCTATATAAACATTACTAAATTCCTTTGTTGATTATGAGCAGACAATCTATGGACATGTTAACTAGTGCAACACCTCCTGGACTTAATTTGTTAAAGAGAATTGGTTCAGTAGGGAGAAGTAATTCTCCCATTACATCATTCAAGAGATCTCAAGAACAACAAGACGATTCTACCTTATCTCTACCCCTTGTTTCTGAGCCATGTGGATTCAAACAAGAGAGTCGTCTTGTATCAGTACCTCGTCTGCAACCACTTAGCAGTGCAAAATTTTCTATGGACGAATTGCCACCGCCACAGGAACAATGTTCATATGCAAAATCAGTAATTAATGGTGAATATCATCTTCATTCCACAATTCTAATATAATCACTTTTGTCAAATGAAAACAAACGACTTTACGGTCTttacatacaaaattatttagCTATTTAAAAGCTCTATTCACTTTTATGCACAATTATCCTCACTGTGTTGACTTACAGaatctttgtttctttttttacgaAGGAACCAATATACTATGTGGAATAGGACTTCTTACCACTCCATATGCAATTAAAGAAGGAGGGTTTCTGAGCCTTGCAATACTTTTAATGTTTGCTATCATGTGTTGTTATACTGGGATGctattaataaaatgtttagAAAGCAATGATGGACTCAAAACCTACCCAGATATTGGCCAAGCTGCTTTTGGAATTGTTGGTCGTTTGGGGATTGCAGTGAGTATAATAGGGATTGCATGCAAGCATCAAATAGTAACTTTTAACAGGCTCCTCTAAAGTGGGAAATCTTCAAGTAAACAATTAGTCACTGATGAGAAAAGAGATTATTGATAACGCAACACACTTATGATCTGCCAAACATTTCCACTACTAATAGAGTTTAGGTTCTTTGTTGGGTTTTTCGGTGTTGTCCTATGTTGTATCTTTAAAATGTACTTATGatggtattttaaaattctttttaatatattttaaaacatcaaaatcaaaatctatgaatatattttgaaagcataacagaaaaaaaatctacataAACCAGCAGAAAATCTAAATTTGCACACTATTGATCGTTGATTTTCTCATCAGTGATCAATTACTTACTTTACTTACTCACTAAAACGAGTTTCTTACTTTAGTGAAGCCAAACAACCTTCACTAGGTGCATATACAACATTATTCTGTGAACATAGAAAGGAAAACTGACATATTTTACTTTGGTAAAATGCAGATCTTTCTATACGTGGAACTTTTTGTAAGGGGAAGAGTTTGATATGAATTTGCAATTGCTTTTAAAC
This region of Vigna unguiculata cultivar IT97K-499-35 chromosome 5, ASM411807v1, whole genome shotgun sequence genomic DNA includes:
- the LOC114184365 gene encoding amino acid transporter AVT1D-like — protein: MQRGKVKLDEDLRPDREDDFQTDDEENQAQRVFEHLDDDTDSDNSPPSPSLSNDVSMISWPQSYRQSMDMLTSATPPGLNLLKRIGSVGRSNSPITSFKRSQEQQDDSTLSLPLVSEPCGFKQESRLVSVPRLQPLSSAKFSMDELPPPQEQCSYAKSVINESNDGLKTYPDIGQAAFGIVGRLGIAASCVEYIILVSDNLSSLYPNTQMRFGGIDLNSEEIFAITAAVIVLPTKLPLCSVGGIFATVLVALCLFWVGTMEQVVGYKPGKKVLDFANLPVSVGLYSFCFAGHAVFPNIYSSMKEPSKFPSVLFVCFVFCTFMYVSVGIMGYLTFGDLVSSQFTLNMPKELYASEIATWTTPLQKLRE